The proteins below are encoded in one region of Bacteroidia bacterium:
- the gldN gene encoding gliding motility protein GldN: MKRSIAIALFLLLSGKVFSQVLDGVYVKENIATDRLMQYTYLREADVMWSRTVWRKLDLREKLNLPLYFPVQPIGDRQSLTQVLIEAIKEGSLSAYAPMDDDFRTILTREEVTRIFTHFDTLMIENPDSPGDIIPKVVQVDLDLSEITEYRIKEEWFFDKQRSVMDVRIVGIMPVRKEIIEDEVRTKPLFWIYFPEARIILNNKAVFNRFNDAARVSYDDIFSKRMFASYIYKESNVYDRNISDYTMGTDALLEADRIKKNMFDMESDYWEY, translated from the coding sequence ATGAAACGTTCCATTGCTATTGCTTTATTCCTTCTGCTGTCGGGTAAAGTATTTTCTCAGGTTTTAGATGGTGTATATGTTAAAGAAAACATTGCCACCGACCGTTTAATGCAATATACATACCTACGTGAAGCCGATGTAATGTGGAGCCGAACCGTTTGGAGAAAGCTCGATTTGCGGGAAAAACTCAACCTTCCTCTTTACTTTCCGGTGCAGCCAATCGGCGACCGCCAAAGTCTTACCCAGGTCCTTATTGAAGCTATCAAAGAAGGCAGTTTATCGGCCTATGCACCTATGGACGACGACTTTCGAACCATTTTAACACGGGAAGAAGTTACCCGAATTTTTACCCACTTCGACACGTTGATGATCGAAAACCCGGATTCGCCCGGCGATATTATTCCCAAAGTGGTTCAGGTTGACTTGGATTTATCTGAAATAACCGAATACCGCATCAAAGAAGAATGGTTTTTTGACAAGCAACGTTCAGTTATGGATGTTCGAATTGTTGGTATTATGCCGGTTCGCAAAGAAATTATTGAAGATGAAGTTCGCACCAAACCACTTTTTTGGATCTATTTTCCCGAAGCCAGAATCATACTCAATAACAAAGCCGTTTTTAACCGATTTAACGATGCAGCCAGAGTAAGTTACGACGATATTTTCAGTAAACGCATGTTTGCCAGCTATATCTACAAGGAAAGCAATGTTTACGACCGCAATATCAGCGATTATACCATGGGAACCGATGCCTTGCTGGAGGCCGATCGCATCAAGAAAAACATGTTCGATATGGAAAGCGATTATTGGGAATATTGA